The Tamandua tetradactyla isolate mTamTet1 chromosome 6, mTamTet1.pri, whole genome shotgun sequence genome contains the following window.
GGCAACAAAAGGAGTAGGGTCAGAGACACTAAAGCTGAAGTACCATGACTCACTGCCCATCTGGCAATTGCTATCTATAAAACGGTCATATAAATCAGAGAGACAGAAGAATCTGGTTTTGTGAAATGGGTTTGCATCCTGTATAGGAATATACAATTCAATAACGCTATTAGGGGAGCGTCATAGAGAAGGGTGCCTGGAGTATCCTGTGGAAGGTGGGCACAGCTTTTGGGTAAAGTCAGACAGGGCTGACTTGCACCTCCATTCTCTGTGCTCTGTTGGCCACCTACCCTCTCCTGCCCTGGGCAGCACTTATGGCTAAGGCGGGTCTGCTTGTGGGGTCTACAGAGCTGAAAGGGCACCATGGgggaaatggaaagaagagatGATACAGTGAGGACCTAGAAAAGCCTGatgtttaattataaaaatttaaaatctaagaCTGGTTCTATTTTTCCAGGGGTACAGGAAGAAGAATGGCCTCTTAGCCTCCCAGCCAGGCTTGGCTCACTGGTTGGCTGACATGACAGGGTTTCAACCACACTGAAATGAATGGTACCCAAAGCCCAAGGAGCAAAAAGAAGACCTCAATCCCATCCCATGCCCTAAGATTTGGGTAGAGCTAAGGCAGCCTCAGGAACCCAGTGAATCAGCCCTCTTCTTAGCAACCCAATCGACCAGCCTACTGTCTAACGGATTATATAAAATGATGAACCTATAGCTTGAAAAATGAGCACCTCCCCCGCCCCAAAGACATACTCACCGCGCATCCAGGAGTTTCGGGTCCAGTGGAGGGTACATTGACTTCACCACATCATCCACTCTGAGAGGAGGCAAAGGGTTTTCAATATTTCACTTTCCTTAtccccttttttcctttctttctttcaacttttctttatTCCCGTTCTTCCCTTTGGTATTCAAGATCCATCCTTCTTTTCTCTAACTGCTTCTAGATTCTTGAACAGAGACTTACACAGAAAAACTTCAGGTTCAGTTTAGTGAATTTTTACCTTCTGGGTTCGTTTTAGTCCCAATGGTTTCAAAAGTGCACGTTCACacatatggaaagatgctcaagatATACTACTACATGAAAAAACTACATAAAATACGACTGATCCTAtctgtataaaaagaaacaaaactatggaatgtggggcggtggggagggggagTAAAGAGGAATATTCACTCCGTGAACTCTGATTCCCTCCTGGAGTTGGGAAGGATTGAAATTAGGGGATACTTTCACTTTCCAGataatcttttaatttctctaagcATTCATTACTTTTGTTCTAATTTCTATAAAGCATCCATTCCTTTTGGGATAAATATTCCTTTAAATGGCCTGTCTAAAGGAACATGAACACTAAACAAGGCACAAGTTTATCTGAGTTCAAACTGATGCACGGGATTTCTCTTAACACCTGGTAGTtcatggttaatttttttttcccctcaagttCAGAAGGGAAGTACTTTTCATTCTGATTTGCTAGGCAAGGCTTTGTCCCACATTCTTGCTCCTGGACTGTTTGATagtcaggaaggaaaaagaaagacgTGCTGCTTGATTTCTAAAAGCACTAGAAGAAAGATGCCCTCTAATTTGCCATCAACACACTATGTGAAATAAAtggagcaacaacaacaaaaaaacatggcGATAAAAAATgcctagaaggaaaaagaaatgtgactGAGAGCAAAGAAGACAGAGCAAGAATCACTGATTGAAATACAGGACAGAGAACATTCTGGAATGTTCTGGAGCTGCTCTAGAGCATGGGCCAGTGAGTACCAGGTCAGGTCCACCCTCTGAGCAATGCCATAACCTCATCCCAGCATGCTGCTAACCCTGCTCACTGAAATCTCACTCTCCTTCTTCCCCATGAGTCCGTGCTGAAAGTGCTGCCACATAACCTGATGGCACAAGCATCGGTCTGGCCCTCTGGGGTAGCTCTCAGAAAtgacaaaacacatgaagaaggGCCCAGCAGAAAAGAGCAATACAGAGTACCTAAAAAGCACATGGGTAGTCAAAAGGAATGGCTGGTTCTTGCCCAGAGCAGGGTTGGGGGGTCCTAAGGCAAGGGGCAGACCCAGGCTGGTTTCAGTCTATTAGTGACTACCACCTGAGGGGGGAAGCTCCGGAGAAGGCCAAGAACCTTCCTGAACTGAGTCACTCCCCTGGATTATTTCCCTCTCACTTTCTCAACTCCCTGAACTCTTTCGGGACAGAGTTCAAGTGCACCAAGTCTCTCATATGCCCTTAGAGGACTTCAACTCACAGGAAACTGGTCAGGTTTATTTCGTTAGCCTTAAGGTAGGGAAAAGGCTGGTCCCTGTGACTTACTTGAGGGCATGGCAAAAAGGAAAACGAGCCCCGCTTCCCCCCAAGGCTCACACAGGTGCCACCATTCCCGTCAGGGAAACGGAAGCACTGCGTGGAGACAGCTGCTGGACTTGTATTCCTCCGGGCTCAGGCACCACCACATACCAGCCACCAGATGGCAGCACAATTTCACACAGCCCTCTCTAAGAAAagggctttatttttcttcatacaaTCGAGCCCAAATGAGGGGGTGTAGCTGTTGATTGCAATTCTGCTGGCTGCCTCCCACACGGGATCCTGCAAACAGCCTGGAATGTGGGAGGTCTCCATCCTGTATGCCTTCACTTCCCACCCAGTCCTGGAGGCTGCTGGCTGGGCCAGGATGGGGCAGGGGTGACTGCAAAGACTGAGTCCCCCAAAACAGTTTCCAGTACAGATACAGGCTGGGCACAAGGGCATGGCCAGAGGCCACTGAGAGATAGCGGTGCGTGCACCAGTGAGAAATGTGCTTGCTAGCTGGAGCTTGGAGACTGGAAGGAAGGAGTGGGACTGAGAAAAAGGGAGCTGCCACAATGGAATCTGCAGAACAGATTCGTCAGGATTAGTCACGATGCTGAAACTTCCTAAAAAGCCTATTCGGGTGAGGCATGCTAAAGGTGGGAGAATTATGTGAGACCacccgtgctggtttgaatctgttatgtaccccagaaaggaccatgttcttttaatccattctcgtGTGGGCAGACCTGTTGTGCGTGGGACCTTCTGGTTAGGCTATTCCAGTTGGGATGTGGCCCTGCCCACtgaaggtgggtcttcatcctttacaggagtcctttgtgaagaggataaaagacaataaaagccCAGAATGCTTAGTGAGACATGCCCTGGGAGAAACAAGGAAGGacctacaggagctgagagaaatCTAAGagagagggaccagcagacatcgccacatgccttcccatgtaacagagggacaccggatgccagcagcctttccacAGAGGAGGTTATCTtcctcctgatgccttaatttggacatttccatggccttagaatagtagatttgtaaactaataaatccccattgaaaaagcctacccatttctggtatatcacattccacaTCTTTAGCAACCCAAATACCACCTTAGCTTGAAAGTCTCTCAATATCTAAATCTTCGTGAATGCTCTGCGAATGTCTAGGCCACGCATCATGGAAACTGCCTGTGTACTGTTTCTCAGAAGAGCCTGGCTCTGCTGGCACCTCAGCTTCCAGCCTGTCTTCCCCGGGGATGTAGGGCCTCCAGGCCCCAGATGGCTCACCTGGGGCTGATCCGCTTGGCCACCACGATGATGTCGCTGACACTGGCTGAATTCTTCATCTTGGCCCCTGAGCCCATTGTCATGGCAACAAGTTTTTCTGTCAGCATGTGACAAATCTAATGcagcagggaggagagaggggagacAGGGTGACCTGGTTCCCCAAGGGcttctgctccccaccccctgccacacACAGCTGCCCCCCTAACCTGCTGGAAGTATTGAAGTGAAAAGTGcacagagattagaagaaatggggTAAGAAGAAGACAAAGCTGAGAACAtggctgggtggggagggaggagtaGGAACCTGCAATCAGGGTCAGGGCTTTGGCGTGGAGAATTCTAAGCTGATATAATCTGTCCAAAAAAATTCATGTGCTCTAATTTCACCGTCTTCCTTAGGGGGAAAACctactttctctttctattgCTTTACCTCATGGTTTAGCCCTCTACCAGGATAAATATCTCCAGCGCGGCACCCTCAGAAACATGCTGGACAAAGGGCAATTGTTCCCTTTAAGTACATTCTTCAAAAGGGGCACTTAGCTCCACAATTTTCTAGGGTAATATATGAGCATGATGTTTGCCAAGATGATAGTGAAAAGACTTCagcaaaaatggaaaaggcaGGACTGTGACACATGGCCCTTCTCATTATCAACCAACAGAGCTGGCCACCCCCAAAGCTTGTTTCCCCTCCTGCACCTCTCCTCTTTTGAGAACCTGAATACACATCTGTCCTTGGCAAAAAGGCTCCATTACCTGTCCTATACTCAGGGCTGGAAAACAGAGGGCAGAAAGAAGCCCAAGAACCAACCCACGGGACATGAACCCAGTCCCCTTCCCCCACTCTCTACCACAGGGACTCAAGGGCAGGTGGCCAAGCAAAAGGGCCTGAAATCCCAAGAGGAGGATGAGAAACCCTCTCCTTTGATCTAGCTGAGATCCCCAGTAGGGACCACTGGTTCTAATCCAATAGGACTTCTTCCAACCAATTCATCCCCCATTGCAGGAGACATTTATCTTCCCCTATAGCAGGTGGGGGATGGGGGCAAAACCCTGGTTGGAAGAGGGGAGACGTAATATGACATTACTGCTGAAGTCATTATACCTGTCTATATCTGTAACCACATCTATATACCCAAAGAGCTTCCTGGAATTAAATAAGCCTGAACTTGGGGAATTTTTTCATACCCCAAGACAGAGagctgaggaagaggaggagttTTCCTATCTTGTACTAAATGAACTGAAGAAAAGGTAAAGCTgcccttttaaaaatcttgaaaaactACTAGACAAAGATATAAATGTATAGTTTCCCAGGTtactgaagtaaaaaaaatggatgataTTTGGAATTGAactaatatttcaatattattattaaaagaaaaaagatttcattAGATAGGGAagcatttgaaaaacaaatgctgaaaCTATAAAAATTACCCAAAATGTTAACTGAATATAAGTTTCCAAAGattcaagcatttaaaaatgaaaaattggacTTCAAGTTAAAGTAATCATGGCTTAGATTTTTTTAGCATAGCTATATAGTGTCATAGCCAAAAAGTATAAACAAAAAGACTTTCTAATAATTGGAGAAGCCTAAATACAGAACTTGCTATAAATTCCTGAGCTCTCTATTAACGAAAGAAAGTActtagggagaaactggaaaacCCTGTTTCCCTTAACAGCTAACTGGTCTCGGGCAAACAGTTCTTTCCATGGTCAGTGAAAATGTGGCTAATGCCTATCTATGCTGCCTTTCCCAAAGGCCAATGTTTTACTGAGGCCCAAATGacaaaaaatctttgaaaaggTCTTAAGAATCCTAAAGTAGAACCAATTGCCCAGGTGGAAGTGTCAGGAATGTTAAAGGAAAGCATCTTGTGAGGGGTAAGAAGTTAGGTTCTGTGCCATTCCTAAAGTCCCTTCCAATTCTGAAAGTGTATGCATAAGTGTTCCCCATTTCCCCATTCAGAAATCAAAGAGTATTACCTTCAAGATGGCAATGCAGTGGGACATGAGACCCCTGGGGAGACAAGAAGAATTTGTCAATTCTTACCTAGAGAGGCCCACCTCCCTTCAGCCACCCTACTGCTCCTCAGGTATCTCTGGGCAACGGGCACAACTGGAGACCCCCCCGAGAGTTGTAATGCCTCAGTGTTAAAATGAGCAGGTCCATAAGCCAAATGAGGAAGCACCGCCTTTCCCTCCCCTACCTGCTCCCCATACCCAACTGCTCTTCCAGCTAACTCTACTCCCCACTGATGAGCCATGCTTTTCTAATAACTGAGCTTCTAATGGACTGTTTCCTCTGCTCAGAGTGTCCTTCCCCTCCAGTTCCACCTGGTGAATGTCTTCTCATCTTTCAACACTCAAGTCACAAGGTACCTACTTTGTCATATTCTTCATGAAGGATCCACCTCCACCTCCTGCTAGGAGACAAATCTAGGCATTGCCTCCTCCGTGTGCCTATGAAATCACCCATAGTTTCTATGATACTGCATTTAGACTTTTAGATAGAACTCTGTTTTAATAACCACAGTGCCTGGGTCAGTGCCCTGCATGAATGTTTACAAACATTTCCcaagtgaatgaatgactaaatgaaGAAGGTAATGAAGCAGCATGCACTGCTCAAAATGCCAAGGCTCCTGCTGGGTACAAGGATCTCTGAGGGATACAGAAGACAAAGGTTTTCATCCCTCAGTATTAAATTCTTGGCCCCTTTCAAGGATAATCCAAGCACATCAGGGTGACCTGAAATGACCTTTGCCATACATCTACAAGTATAAGAGTTCAGGTCTACAAAATGGGAGATGAGGAGAAACACAGTCATGCCACTTTCTTTGTCTTCCATGTTGAGGGCAGAGGAAAGAGCAGGGAGTGACACAGTGCTGCTGGATGCCCTGTTGAGTGCTCTGGCAAAGGAAGCCACAGAAAGACAGCCAGACGCTCGCATCTGCCATCCCCTGGCGGCTGCAAAATGATCTATAAGAAAGCACACAATCCCCATGAACTTACGAGGCATCTTCAATCCAATCTTCGTTCTCCAGAATGGCCTCGATGTGAGGGTTGGTGATGACCACATCATCCAGCTCTAACTCAGAGGGCTCAGACTGGGTCTCCATGGCGCCGATGAGGTCCACAATGGGCCTGGAAAGAAAGGATGTCGTTAAGTGGTTTTGTAATGGGTGACTGCTGCTGACTCCCTCCTCACTGAGGTCCACAaaccacacacacccccacctccAAAGATGAAAGAAATAGATACATAACAGCAGGGACCACTTGTCCTGGATCCAAACCCAACCCTAATGAGGACTGCAGTTGCGGGCAGGGTGCATGGCCAGAAAGTGAGTCAAGGAGACAGCCTGCGGGATGTGGGGGATGTGGGGGATGCCAAAACAAAAGTGGAACAGAATGAGCTAAGTCACTCAGAGAAAGAAGAGGGCTATAGTCATGATTACCAAGATGTATTAGACAGGTTACTCCTTAAGGACAAAATACTATCCTTCTGTGACTTGTTTTCCTCTCAAGCCTACCTTTAAAGGAGAAACTGAAGTACATTTTACCCAAACCTTCCTGTGCCCCCTACCTGGTCTGCAGAATCACTCTTGAGGACCACCTAGCCTATCCCTTTAGCCACAACCCCTCCTAGTATACACTAGAGAGGTGGGAGAAGTGAAAATACCTCCTAATTTTTAACAgggttctttaaaaaatgaggtgtGATACTTTTCAAGAGCAAAACCTTCCTGGGTCATATAAATGGGCATTTATAAATTATTACCTGTGCAACAGAGATGCTGTAGGAAAAGAGATAGAGGGGCAAGAGAAACTAAGGGTAGGCTGCTGCAGCCCCTCAAGGATCTGTCAGTTAAGACATCCCTAAACTGAAATTAGAATCTTGTTTACAAACAGAAGTTCATATAAAATGCCTCATGAAGACATCTGCTGTGCAAAGACAGACACAGTTCTGTGCTAGAAATTCCCTGAACTGAATGTCTGTTGCCTGAATGTATGGCTGAAGTTCTTGCCtgatttctgtttctatggagttGCTTAGAAAGGGTTTTGGATTGTCCAAGGGTTTACATCTTGGATGGATGGGCATGCCTTCATCCCAGGTGCACATGTTAGTAACTTTTTCTTTGGCTCAGGCAACAGAATCAGAGGTGGCTCAGGATGTTGGGAGGCTTAAAAACCATTCTAAAGCTCTGTCTTTAGCAGGTACCATTTTAGGAACAAAAAGCTGAGCTGGAGTGTGCAGCACtgaacttctcttcctttttcatttgttAGCGCCTGAGGGCAGGTCCCatctctcctccttcccctccctggaACCACTCACTTGGAATCATAGCGCTGCAGCAGGTCTCGGGGCCGGCAGTAGCGCTGCCTGCAAACCACCACCAAGGCTGCAAACGAAGCCAGGAAGATGGTGGCCAGTACGCCTATGGCAACGATCACCACGGTCTCCATCCTTCTGGGGGGCTCCCTCCGTCCTGGTCACATCTCCCACAAGGGCTACAGCTTGAGAGACACACAGTACAAGAAGCCTGACAAAAAAGCATGAAAGAGAGCGGGACAGTCGGTCTTACCTACTGGAAGGAGCAAATGAAGGGTAGGGGGTAGTCAGGTTTCCCCAGGTCACCTGCAAAGACCTGAGGGTCTGAACAGAATCAAGGCGCATTTTATAAGTCATGCCCcaaatttgccttttcttttactGGTTTGATCCCCAGTTGGACCAGGATGTCCTTTCAAACCTGAGACAAAAGGAAACATTATAACTAGGACTGTGCTTTCATAACTTAACCAGTATGCATGAAAGAACACTCACAGAAAAGAAGGGTGGAATTGCATTTAATGAGGGTCTACTCCATGCCAGGCACTTTGCATATAACTATTGCAACCTAATAACAATCCTGTGAAGCAGGTATTTGTATCCAAATTTTACAGttcagaaaactgaggttcaggaaagctaagtaatttgcccaaattTATGTAGTCAGGAAGTAGTTGAGCTAGATTTCAACCCCCAGAGCCGATCCATTTAAACTAAAgcatatattcattttctttttcctttataaggagaaaagaagattcagaccttcattttccttttcctttctaaggaaaaaaagaagattgtAAAACTCTGTAAAGAGTCTTTGTTGTTAGAGTCAGAGTTGGAAACTTAAAACTGATGTCAAAGTATTCAATGCCAGCTGCCCAGGAAGGTTCTTCTACCAGGATTTCAACTTATAAATAAAAGACCAAAGCTATTACAAAGGGGTATGTATGCAAGTGTTATTTCATTGCAGGCCTCCTTCTTGGGTTCTTTTGAGCAAGTCTCCTCCTTTCTCTGAGGTTTAATTTCTCAACTACATAAAAAAGGCACTTTGACCTAAGAGTCTCTATAACCCCATGTTGGTGCACTGCCTCTCTCTGTATTTAATTCTGTGCTCTATGTCTTGGAGGATCCAAGTGCTCCAGATATCATTCAGTAAGTATCTGCTGATTACCTATCATTAGCCAAGCACTAGGCTGGTTTCTGGTCACTGGAGAATAGCATGGCAAGTGCCCCAACCTAAAAGAGCTGGTGAGGGAGATGGATCATTTCTACTCCATGTACAACAGAGACCTGTGATACCGACAGAAGTATACCAAAAGGAGAGTGACTGTGTTTGCATGACACTTTAGGGGAACACCTCCTTCAACAGGGTTAGTGAAGCTTgagctgggttttgaaggatgagtaggagtttggCAGATAGACAAGT
Protein-coding sequences here:
- the TMEM98 gene encoding transmembrane protein 98, which gives rise to METVVIVAIGVLATIFLASFAALVVVCRQRYCRPRDLLQRYDSKPIVDLIGAMETQSEPSELELDDVVITNPHIEAILENEDWIEDASGLMSHCIAILKICHMLTEKLVAMTMGSGAKMKNSASVSDIIVVAKRISPRVDDVVKSMYPPLDPKLLDARTTALLLSVSHLVLVTRNACHLTGGLDWIDQSLSAAEEHLEVLREAALASEPDKGLPGPEGFLQEQSAI